The sequence GGCGGACAAAAGCGGAGGATGAAAACGTCCTTGCGCTCTTAAACACAGCAAGCTTAGAGAGCGTAGATTTCTTTAGCGATAGCATCTTTCTTCtcgttcttcttgttcactatgacaaatttttttttcttttttatctcaAATAAGGGGGGGATGGAAGAGATTAATGGAAGGGAGTATGGAAACGAGAGAGCAAAGTGCTAGTGATTACTTGTTTTGTAATTACTGGTCAACTAGTGCCAACCGAGCTACAACATCTCTTCTGCGAGGCAAGAGGTCAAGGTCGAAGATCCCAGAATATATAACGGGTTTGCGCAAACAAACAACCAATGGCAGAGGCCCGGATCCCTTGGTCCTGCGGTTGCTCGGCGCCGCGTTCTGCGCTGTGATTGGTCCACCCCGCCCTCATAGCCGTGACCCCACTACAATCATCGGCGAGCGTGGCATCTGGCGCCAGGCGGTTATGACAACTTATCCCTACTCTCGGACCTGTGTTCCGAGGCCAAAGTAGTACGTCTAGAACTGCTTTGCTGGTGGTTCGTTTTGGATAGTTGATATAGCCGTTATCATTAGGCTTTGATAACCTACTGCCCGCCGCTACCCGGCAAGCGCACCACCACTTTTTCCCGCAATATTGTGCTCGTGAGGCTATCGTAGAAGAACAATGAATGATTAGAAGAGATAGAGAgaagagagaagaaaaagggaTGGCGAATAGCATAAGACGTGTAAGCATCGCAGATATGAAGGGCAACAACGGCAATGCAGTCACGGGAGGCGGCACAGGAACCTCGCACGCGTCTGATTCACTCTTAATGGATGGTAGTGGCAGTGGCAGTGGTAGTGGCAGCAACAGCGGGagcagaagcagaagcagGAAATCAAGTGGGACTGCAGGCGGTCTGCTGAAGAACCCACCACTGCAGGTAAACAGCGAATCGGCGAATGGTGCAGTGCCTGCCGCGCCGCACACTATAACTAATAATGGCGGTACGCTCGACGTGAGCATAAACAATCCTGACCCGCAGGTGGTTGATGTGGTGGCCCGCCACCTGATCCGGAACCCGACCAACAATCTGCACTTGCAAGGTGGAGACATCACGAGAGACCTGTACAAGTGGACGAACGAGCATCCGGCGTCGCCGTCGCAGAACCAGAACCTGCCCGCTCTGTCCACCTCGATACCTTCGCAAGCGCCCTCATTCTCCAACCGCAGGAGGTCGATGAGCTTTTCAGCGGCCTCCGTAGCATCCTCATCCTACCCTAACAACAATGCAGATGCGAACGTGAACTCTTTGACAGGGAATGTATCCGCCATGGGTCTGGCGCCCGCATCGATGACGCACGAAGAGATCAGGGCCCCCGGCGGGTTCAGAAGGTCGTTCATCATACAAAAGCACAGGAGGCATAACATCAATGCCCCCGTACCGAATTTTTTCACCAGGAACTTTATCGAGTTTCTGACCTTGTACGGTCATTTTGCTGGTGAAGACCTGTCCGAAGAGGAGGATGAGGAAGAAACCGAGGCGGAACAGGAACCAGAAGAACCGGAGGAGGAAGCTTTGGAAACGGAAAGCACCCAGCTTGTCTCTCGCGAACGTGACCGCCGCCCCCATAAGTCCTCCACGGTGAAGGCAGTACTACTTTTGTTGAAATCGTTTGTCGGTACTGGTGTGCTTTTCCTGCCCAAGGCCTTCCACAACGGTGGCTGGGGATTTAGCGGCGTCTGTCTACTCATGTGCGCCATTGTTTCTTACGGATGCTTTGTTTCGTTGATCACCACTAAGGACAAAGTGGGCGTTGATGGGTACGGTGACATGGGTAGGGTACTTTACGGGCCCAAGATGAAACTGGCTATTCTCCTGTCCATCGCCTTATCGCAAATCGGATTTTCTGCCGCTTATACCGTCTTCACCGCCACTAATTTGCAGGTCTTTTGCGAGcattttttccatttgaaaCCGGGCAGCATTAATTTAGCCACCTACATCTTTGCGCAGGTGCTGATTTTTGTTCCATTATCATTGACGAGAAACATAGCCAAGTTGAGTGGGACCGCGTTGATAGCCGACGTATTTATATTACTGGGTCTGGTTTACGTTTACTATTACTCCATTTACCACATCTCCGTTAATGGGATTGCATCCGACACCATGCTCATGTTCAATAAGGCAGATTGGTCTTTGTTCATTGGTACTGCCATCTTTACTTTCGAAGGCATCGGCCTGCTTATCCCCATCCAGGAGTCAATGAAACACCCGAATCACTTCCAGCCATCATTGTCCGCAGTGATGTGCATTGTGGCAGTAGTCTTCATATCCTGTGGTCTCTTATGCTATGCCGCATTTGGGGCCGATGTGAAAACGGTTGTTTTATTGAATTTCCCGCAAGATAGCTCCTACACCCTCACTGTTCAACTACTGTACGCATTGGCCATATTATTATCCACACCTTTGCAGTTATTCCCCGCCATACGTATCTTGGAAAATTGGACTTTCCCCTCAAATGCATCTGGTAAACACAATCCGAAGGTCAAATGGTTAAAGAACTACTTCCGTTGCGCCATTGTGCTTTTGACATCCGTCCTAGCATGGGTAGGTGCAAACGATCTGGACAAATTTGTATCCCTGGTAGGGTCCTTTGCATGCATACCATTGATATACATATACCCACCGCTGTTACATTACAAGGCGTTCAGCCTATCCGGAATTTCAAGGCCAAGGCTTCTGTTGGATTTGGTTATCATAATCTTCGGAGTCGCTGTCATGGCCTACACTTCATGGCAGACCATAAAAATGTGGAGCTCATAATCCAGCATTTTTGGTCATCCATATCCGTTTtacatacacatatattTATAAGTTACATGTATCTGGAACATTCATTCTTTTGTTATTCATACGTAGTTCACATATGTATTATTCTTCCTTTATGACACTTGGAAGTTTACCCGGATGTGTCATAACGCATAATGGAACTGCATTACTGAATTTTGCCACCCGTGAAAACTAAGCTCATATCAAGCTTaaataccaaaaaagaCGAATTATATTAAGCAAACCGGAATACAAATAAACTTAATAAATAGATCGGAACACTTCTTTCGAATCTAATCAGTCAATCGAAGAAAACAGAACTACACAAAATGCCACCAAAAGAGAACTGGGAAAAATATAAGGCGCCTTTGGAAGACGAtgacaaaaaaacagaTGATGACAAGATTGTACCCTTAACAGAAGGCGACATTCAAGTGCTGAAATCATACGGTGCTGCACCATACGCAGCTAAATTAAAGCAAACAGAAAATGACCTAAAGGACATTGAAGCCAGGATCAAGGAAAAGGCCGGTGTCAAGGAAAGTGATACGGGGTTGGCACCTTCCCATCTTTGGGATATTATGGGTGATAGACAAAGACTTGGTGAAGAACATCCTTTACAAGTGGCTCGTTGCACGAAAATCATTAAGGGTAATGGGGAGAA is a genomic window of Saccharomyces eubayanus strain FM1318 chromosome XI, whole genome shotgun sequence containing:
- the AVT3 gene encoding Avt3p, with product MIRRDREKREEKGMANSIRRVSIADMKGNNGNAVTGGGTGTSHASDSLLMDGSGSGSGSGSNSGSRSRSRKSSGTAGGLLKNPPLQVNSESANGAVPAAPHTITNNGGTLDVSINNPDPQVVDVVARHLIRNPTNNLHLQGGDITRDLYKWTNEHPASPSQNQNLPALSTSIPSQAPSFSNRRRSMSFSAASVASSSYPNNNADANVNSLTGNVSAMGLAPASMTHEEIRAPGGFRRSFIIQKHRRHNINAPVPNFFTRNFIEFLTLYGHFAGEDLSEEEDEEETEAEQEPEEPEEEALETESTQLVSRERDRRPHKSSTVKAVLLLLKSFVGTGVLFLPKAFHNGGWGFSGVCLLMCAIVSYGCFVSLITTKDKVGVDGYGDMGRVLYGPKMKLAILLSIALSQIGFSAAYTVFTATNLQVFCEHFFHLKPGSINLATYIFAQVLIFVPLSLTRNIAKLSGTALIADVFILLGLVYVYYYSIYHISVNGIASDTMLMFNKADWSLFIGTAIFTFEGIGLLIPIQESMKHPNHFQPSLSAVMCIVAVVFISCGLLCYAAFGADVKTVVLLNFPQDSSYTLTVQLLYALAILLSTPLQLFPAIRILENWTFPSNASGKHNPKVKWLKNYFRCAIVLLTSVLAWVGANDLDKFVSLVGSFACIPLIYIYPPLLHYKAFSLSGISRPRLLLDLVIIIFGVAVMAYTSWQTIKMWSS